The Archaeoglobaceae archaeon genomic sequence CTTCAGCGTATCTCCCGGAATAAAATTCCTGAGAATTTCTGCACTCTGCTCCGCAATTTCTATAGCCTTCTTTGTCTTGGCTCCAACTTCGTATTTCATGCTGTAGCCTCTTGGTGTGAGCATTCTCTTGTCTGTTGCCACGGTTTCTGAGCTTGAAATGATCAGAATTGTGCTCATGTCAACTTCTTCCGTGTTAAGCTCGCTCAAATTCTTTATTTTGACTTCTTCGCCCTCTCTGTATGCATTTCTTACAATCGCAACCTTAACGTTTCCTCGCTCAGAAAATACAATTTCAAGGGCTTTTTTCAGATTATCCGCCCTTTTAAGGCTTGAAGGATTGTAGATCGCTATGGGGACATCGCTTCTGAGCATAACCCTCAGTTTGTGTTCAATCTTCCCCCAGTCCACGAGCTGATCGCTCAGGCTTAATACCGCATGATCTCCGCTAACCGCACAGCCCAAAAGAGAGTTTGCAGCATTTAAAGCGGTAATACCCGGGATGATCTCGTAATCGATCTCGATCGAATTCGTTGCTATGAACTCTTCAACAAGCGAAGCTATCCCGTAGATGCAAGGATCTCCACCACTTACCAAGCAGACCTTTTTATCCTTAGCAAGCTCAATCGCCTTTTTAACCCTGTCAAGCTCTTTTCTCATTGCACTCTCTATGATCTCACCTTTAACGAGATCTTTAATGAGTTCAATGTATCTTCTATGTCCAATTACCACGTCAGCATTTTTAAGAGCTTCATAAGCCTTCAGAGTTAGCAGTTCCTTGCTTCCCGGACCTATTCCAACAACGTAAAGCTTACCTTGCGACTGCAATCGTAACACCTCCAAAAACCTTCTTTGGCAAAATTAACTCCTTATTTTTTGAGTAGTAAAGTGCACAGGCTTCCGCAACATTTTTGAGCCCGATCTTTACCGCAGAAGTCTCTCTAACATTCATAGAATTTATAGTTTCTTCAGAAACAAATCCTGCTGGGAGCCCAAGGTATTCAACCGCTTTTCTGAATTCTGAATCCTTTTTCTTGATCATGGCGGTTGCAACGATCTTAACATCCTTTAATGAAATTTTCAGAAGGTTAATTGCTTCATTTATCGCTTCAACTATCTCCTGAGAGCTTGAATTTTTTCTAAAGCCAACTCCTATGCTATAACCTTCCTCAAATTCCGCAGAAGTAGTGATCACCGCTTTCATTCCAAGCAATTCAAGTCTTTTTG encodes the following:
- a CDS encoding cobalamin biosynthesis protein; this translates as MKKVADLLKADLLLWNDEIDFGKYDVLIFRAPAGVVVRKLCGKLKSKFEDPAIVVLDPSLSYAIPLLGGHEGANEVAKRLELLGMKAVITTSAEFEEGYSIGVGFRKNSSSQEIVEAINEAINLLKISLKDVKIVATAMIKKKDSEFRKAVEYLGLPAGFVSEETINSMNVRETSAVKIGLKNVAEACALYYSKNKELILPKKVFGGVTIAVAR
- the cobJ gene encoding precorrin-3B C(17)-methyltransferase, encoding MLRLQSQGKLYVVGIGPGSKELLTLKAYEALKNADVVIGHRRYIELIKDLVKGEIIESAMRKELDRVKKAIELAKDKKVCLVSGGDPCIYGIASLVEEFIATNSIEIDYEIIPGITALNAANSLLGCAVSGDHAVLSLSDQLVDWGKIEHKLRVMLRSDVPIAIYNPSSLKRADNLKKALEIVFSERGNVKVAIVRNAYREGEEVKIKNLSELNTEEVDMSTILIISSSETVATDKRMLTPRGYSMKYEVGAKTKKAIEIAEQSAEILRNFIPGDTLKEEIVRRAVMATGDLSYKDLIVFKGDPDEAVKALREGAKIIVDVEMVKAGLRAEAISAVSFAKGSERTRTAEGILNLAKEIEGAIVGIGNAPSSAMALCEIAEEHKPAFVVATPVGFVGASESKEMIRKLDLPSITTVGTKGGSGVCTAILNCLIEHARSD